A genomic stretch from Spiroplasma endosymbiont of Clivina fossor includes:
- a CDS encoding IS256 family transposase, with protein sequence MTKKKIKKEPDAIDKVVDYFLENIVNPQDLFKGNTIFQEFTKKLTERMLNTEIKDYLETDENHNKRNGNTQKIIIIKNGSIAIDVPRDRNSTFEPVIIPKRQRRFDNFDQKVISLYARGMTISDIKAQLQEFYHGAEISESLISQITDDVIEEVKMWQTKPLEKIYPIVYFDCIVVKVKQDKRIINKAVYLALGINLDSLKDILGMWISENEGAKFWLNNLTEMKNRGLQDILVACSDNLTGMSDAIEAVFPKTQHQLCIVHQIRNSLKFVPYKDRKLVANDLKSIYTAINEEIALIALDHFSEKWNKKYPQITKSWKNNWNNLIIFLEYPQEFRRIIYTTNAIESVNSQLRKVIKNKKIFPNDASVFKIFYLAFQNMVKKWTMPIQNWGSAISHLMIKFEDTEWI encoded by the coding sequence ATGACAAAAAAAAAAATAAAAAAAGAACCTGACGCAATTGATAAAGTTGTTGATTATTTTTTAGAAAATATTGTTAATCCACAAGATTTATTTAAAGGCAATACTATTTTTCAGGAATTTACCAAAAAATTAACTGAACGAATGTTAAATACGGAAATTAAAGATTATCTTGAAACTGATGAGAATCATAATAAAAGAAATGGCAACACACAAAAAATCATTATTATTAAAAATGGTTCAATCGCAATTGATGTACCAAGAGATCGAAATAGTACTTTTGAACCAGTAATTATTCCGAAAAGACAAAGAAGATTTGATAACTTTGATCAAAAAGTAATTTCTTTATATGCAAGAGGAATGACAATTTCTGATATCAAAGCACAATTGCAAGAATTCTATCACGGAGCAGAAATTTCAGAAAGTTTAATTAGTCAAATAACTGATGATGTTATTGAAGAAGTTAAAATGTGACAAACTAAACCTTTAGAGAAGATTTATCCGATTGTTTATTTTGATTGTATTGTTGTTAAAGTAAAGCAAGATAAACGAATAATAAATAAAGCAGTTTATCTTGCCTTAGGAATTAATTTAGATAGTTTAAAAGATATTTTAGGAATGTGAATTAGTGAGAATGAGGGAGCCAAATTTTGACTTAATAATCTTACGGAAATGAAAAATCGTGGCTTACAAGATATTCTTGTTGCTTGTAGTGATAATTTAACTGGGATGTCTGATGCAATAGAAGCTGTTTTCCCAAAAACACAGCATCAATTATGCATTGTTCATCAAATTCGCAATAGTTTAAAATTTGTTCCTTACAAAGATCGCAAACTTGTAGCTAATGATTTAAAATCAATTTATACAGCAATTAATGAAGAAATAGCGTTAATTGCTTTAGATCATTTTTCAGAAAAATGAAATAAAAAGTATCCACAAATTACTAAATCATGAAAAAATAACTGAAATAATTTAATAATTTTTCTTGAATATCCTCAGGAATTTAGAAGAATTATTTACACAACTAATGCGATTGAATCTGTTAATAGTCAATTAAGAAAAGTCATTAAGAATAAAAAGATTTTTCCTAATGACGCATCAGTTTTTAAAATATTTTATTTAGCATTTCAAAATATGGTTAAGAAATGAACGATGCCAATTCAAAATTGGGGTAGTGCAATTTCACATTTAATGATAAAATTTGAGGACACAGAGTGAATTTAA
- a CDS encoding transposase family protein gives MKTQVIIEKDSKKIISSDFSYGKNHDFKILKDSKIKFLPETTVLVDLGYQGIQKINHNVLIPKRKSKKNPLNKEEKQNNERISKMRIVIENVFAILKKFKIISEKYRNRRKRFALRFNLIASIYNLQLLV, from the coding sequence ATAAAAACACAAGTTATAATTGAAAAAGATAGTAAAAAAATTATTAGTTCTGATTTTTCTTATGGTAAAAACCATGACTTTAAAATTTTAAAAGATTCAAAAATTAAATTTTTACCAGAAACAACTGTTTTAGTGGATTTAGGTTATCAAGGCATACAAAAAATTAATCATAATGTTTTAATTCCTAAAAGAAAATCAAAGAAAAACCCTTTAAATAAAGAAGAAAAGCAAAATAATGAGCGAATTTCAAAAATGAGAATTGTTATTGAAAATGTTTTTGCTATACTTAAAAAATTTAAAATTATTAGTGAAAAATATCGAAATCGTAGAAAAAGATTTGCTTTAAGATTTAATTTAATAGCTTCAATTTATAATTTACAACTATTAGTTTAA
- a CDS encoding transposase family protein: MKFKKNNQISDKNFLRLTGIKHTTFNKMLEILKIEELKKRFRRGRTNKLSLENRILMTLEYWREYRTYFHIAKSYDISESSCYRNIKWIEDTLIKHPNFQQLTGQKSLLKDYFKDKTVIIDVTESQIQRPKKDKNSTTQEKRKNTQ; encoded by the coding sequence ATGAAATTTAAAAAAAATAATCAAATAAGTGATAAAAATTTTTTAAGATTAACTGGTATTAAACATACTACTTTTAATAAAATGCTAGAAATTTTAAAAATAGAAGAATTAAAAAAGAGATTTCGTCGCGGAAGAACCAATAAATTATCATTAGAAAATCGTATTTTAATGACTTTAGAATATTGAAGAGAATATAGAACTTATTTTCATATTGCAAAAAGTTATGATATTAGTGAAAGTAGTTGTTATAGAAATATCAAATGAATTGAAGACACTTTAATAAAACACCCTAATTTTCAACAACTTACTGGTCAAAAATCACTATTAAAAGATTATTTCAAAGATAAGACTGTTATAATTGATGTAACTGAAAGCCAAATCCAACGCCCAAAAAAAGACAAAAACAGCACTACTCAGGAAAAAAGAAAAAACACACAATAA
- a CDS encoding IS1/IS1595 family N-terminal zinc-binding domain-containing protein, producing MEKIIQELVNTLTDDQFLEFYEKVKQQAELIKKQKRLNEIDQKFRAHGIKCPKCESYHCVKNGHNSEGKQKYLCKNCRASFDAFRNHFIYWSHLNYEQWNLLIQISLLGQSSKTISRFIKTTLKTAWYNRQKLMKSKQLENTQLKFKKLSGKIQIDETFIKEIHKGNFKYKTDPRRIHLDPFATNTKCCIQMAIDNNNNIYVKSTNTKRLQKQWIIENMNKELINENSIITSDMQKLYFLVAKQTNSTLCVTKTTINPEASYRNLNKISKLQSSLKEALIHYHGLGFTNIQNYLNLWKWKYQHKGLTPNQQTAVLYFNRLLAKLI from the coding sequence ATGGAAAAAATAATTCAAGAACTAGTAAATACTTTAACAGATGATCAATTTTTAGAATTTTATGAAAAAGTCAAACAACAAGCAGAATTAATAAAAAAACAAAAACGGTTAAATGAAATTGATCAAAAATTTAGAGCGCACGGTATTAAATGCCCTAAATGTGAATCTTACCATTGCGTTAAAAATGGACATAATTCAGAAGGAAAACAAAAATATTTATGTAAAAATTGCCGTGCAAGTTTTGACGCTTTTCGTAATCATTTTATTTATTGAAGTCATTTAAATTATGAACAATGAAATTTATTGATTCAAATTTCATTGCTGGGGCAATCTAGTAAAACAATTTCTCGTTTTATTAAAACTACATTAAAAACTGCTTGATATAATCGTCAAAAATTAATGAAATCAAAACAATTAGAAAATACCCAATTAAAATTTAAAAAATTATCTGGTAAAATCCAAATCGATGAAACATTTATTAAAGAAATCCATAAAGGAAATTTCAAATATAAAACTGATCCACGAAGAATTCACCTTGACCCATTCGCAACTAATACTAAATGCTGTATTCAAATGGCAATTGATAATAATAACAATATTTATGTTAAATCCACAAACACCAAACGTTTACAAAAACAATGAATTATTGAAAATATGAACAAAGAATTAATTAACGAAAATTCAATTATTACTTCTGATATGCAAAAATTATATTTTTTAGTAGCAAAACAAACAAATTCTACTTTATGTGTAACTAAAACAACAATTAATCCTGAAGCTAGTTATCGTAACTTAAATAAAATCAGTAAATTACAATCTAGTCTTAAAGAAGCCTTAATTCATTATCATGGTTTAGGTTTTACTAATATTCAAAATTATTTAAATCTCTGAAAATGAAAATACCAACATAAGGGTTTAACTCCAAACCAACAAACAGCGGTATTATATTTTAATAGACTTCTTGCAAAATTAATTTAA